Below is a genomic region from Mycolicibacter hiberniae.
GCTCCTTCGAGCATTACTTCGGCTTGGTGCTGACCGGCACCGATGTCGTGTACTCGGTGATCAAAGCCGTGGTCTTCGTCCTCATCACATCGACCATCCAGTGCTATTACGGCTACTTCGCAGCCGGCGGTCCGCAAGGAGTCGGGGTGGCGGCCGGCCGGGCGATGCGGGCCAGCATCTCGGTGATGATCATCGCGAACCTGCTTCTCACTGTGGGTCTTTGGGGGATCGGATCGGGAGCAAGGCTGGGGGGATAGGCATGCAGCAGATCGAATCGGCGCATCGGCAGCTGGCCGGCTGGCGCCTGTTGCTCCGGGGGCTCGCCGTGCTGACCGGGGTGCTGCTGCTCGCCGGAGTGGCGATCGCCAAGTCGCAGGGCGCCGTCTCCGAGCACGTCGCCGTCACCGCCCTGCTCACCGACGTCGGCGACGGCCTGCCCAAAGGCTCCGACGTCAAGTTCCGCGGCGCGCTGGTGGGCTCCGTCGCGAAGGTGACACCGGCGCTGGGCGGGCGACCCAATGCCGCGGAACTGATCATCGACCCGCACTTCGCACCGGGAATTCCGGCGACGGTGACTGCTCGCGTGGTACCCAGCAATGTTTTTGCGGTCTCCTCAATCCAACTGGTGGACAACGGACCGGCCAGCGGGCTGCGCAGCGGCGCCCGGATCGTTCAGGATCAGAGCCTGGCCACCGTCCAATTCCAGACCGTGCTGACCAAGCTGCGCGAAATCCTCGGCGCGATCGGCCGGCCCGACTCCGGCGACTCGATCGGCGTGCTACAGGCCGTCGCGGAAGCCACCGGCGGCCGCGGCGACACCCTCACCGCCGCCGGTGGCGGCGCCAAGCGGATCGTCCGGCAGCTCAACGAGGTGATGCAGGCCCAAGGCTCGGCGTCCACCGTCGGCCAGCTCACCGACGCGTTGACGGGCCTGCAGACAGCTGCGCCGGAGCTGCTGGAGACGGTGCACCAGATGGTCGTGCCCATGCGGACCCTGGCCGAAAAACGGCAGGCGCTCACCGACTTCCTGGCAGCCGGTAACACCACCACGGGATCGATGGCGGAAGCCTTCGTCAACAACACCGACCGGATGATCGTCATCACCACCCAGCTCTCCCCGGTGCTCGGTGTGTTGGCCGACGCCGGTGGCGAGTTCGCTCCCATGGTCACCCGGATGAACAACGTGGTGAACAGGTTCTTCGACCACGTCTGGCGCTCGGATCGCCACACGGCGGTGGGCAAGTTCCTGCTGGTCATCACCCCCAACCGGATGTACACCCGCGGGGACTGCCCGCGCTACGGCAGCCTCGAGGGCCCCAGTTGCCAGACCGCGCCGCTGTCCGCCGATCCGCCATTGCTTCCGCAAGCCATCGATCCCCGCAACTATCCGCTCGCGCCGGAGCTGACCGGCGGCGGCCCGGGTTTGGTGGGCGGTCCCGAGGAACTGGCGAAACTGACCGAGATCCTCGGCCCGGACACCAACCCGGCCTCGGAGCTGCTCTTAGGTCCGGTGCTGCGCGGAACCACCGTGCAGATGATCCCCGAACCGGCAGCGCCCCCCGGCGCGCCGGCCGAAGCCACGCCTGCGGGCCCCACCCAGGCAGGTGGCTCATGAGTGGCCACCACCGCCGGCTGCTGGGGCTGTGCACGTTTCTGGCCGTCTGCTTCGCGCTCACCTGGACCGTTTTCGTCACGCTGCAACGCCAGGTCGCCGGCCCGACGACGCCGTATGCCGCGCTGTTCACCGATGTCTCCGGCCTGAAAGCCGGTGACGACGTCCGCATGGCCGGAGTCCGGGTCGGCCGGGTCGAGGGCGTGACCCTGCAGGGTGAGCTGGCCCGGGTCGACTTCCGCATCGAGAAGGCGCAGCCGCTCTCGGGCGACACCAGGGCCTCGATCGACTACCAGAACCTGGTCGGCCAGCGCTACGTGGGTCTGTCGCTGGGCACGTTCGACAACCCCGGGGTGCTGCGGCCAGGCACGGTGATCCCGGTCGAGCGCACCCAACCGTCATTCGACATCTCGCACCTGCTCAACGGATTCGAGCCGTTGTTCGCCCTGCTCAACCCCGAGGAGGTGGACAACCTCACCTCCGCGGTCATCGCCTCGATGCAAGGGGATACCGGCGCGATCACCCAACTCATCGCCGACACCACCCAACTGGCCCAGGCCTACTCCGGCACCGATGAACTCCTGGACCCGGTGTTGACCAACCTGAGATCGGTTCTCGAGTCGGTGGCCCGGCGCGGTGGGGACGTCGAGTCCAGCATCTCCTCGGCCAAGGACATGTTCCACGGGTTTGCCGCCCGGCGTGCGGAATTCGTCACCTCCCTCGACCAGGTGTCGGTGGTGGGGCAACGTCTGGCCAACGTGATCGGCGATATCCAGCCCGACCTGCGCGAGTTCGTGCAACGCGAGCCCGGGTTCGCCAAGCACTTCATGGACAACAAACAGGGATTCGCCTACATGGGCTTCAACATTCCGCTGATGCTCAAGGGTCTGGCCCGGATGAGCCAAGAGGGGTCTTATCTCGACATCTACGCCTGCAACATCACGGTCAGCGAGTTCCCCCGCATCGACGCCCTGATCGACGCCATTCTGCGCAACGGGACACCAAGCGGGGCAAAACAATTCAGTGCGAAATGCAGGTGAGGACGTGAACAGGATCAGCGCCGTGCTGCGGCGCCCCATCGAGAGCCACGGCAACCTGCGGCTCGGGCTAGTCACGGTGGCGGTGATCGCGCTGCTCTGCGGCGGCGTGCTGGGCATGGGAAAGATGGGCGTGGGCCGCCTCACCTACACCGCTGACTTCGCTCAGGCCGCCGGCCTGAGTGCCGGCGACCAGATCACGGTGGCCGGCGTCCGGGTCGGTGCGGTCAAGGGCCTTCGGCTCGAAGACGACCACGTGGCCGTGGCGATGGAGATCGACAAAGGCCTGCACCTGGGAGCGGACACTCGAGCGTCGATCAAGCTCACCACGTTGCTCGGCGCGCGCTATGTGGACCTACGGCCGGCCGGCTCCGGAGGGCTGGCCCAGCGGCGCATCCCGTTGGCCAACACCGAAGTGCCCTACGACCTGCAATCCGCGCTGCAGGATGCGACCACGACGTTCGACGC
It encodes:
- a CDS encoding MCE family protein, which encodes MSGHHRRLLGLCTFLAVCFALTWTVFVTLQRQVAGPTTPYAALFTDVSGLKAGDDVRMAGVRVGRVEGVTLQGELARVDFRIEKAQPLSGDTRASIDYQNLVGQRYVGLSLGTFDNPGVLRPGTVIPVERTQPSFDISHLLNGFEPLFALLNPEEVDNLTSAVIASMQGDTGAITQLIADTTQLAQAYSGTDELLDPVLTNLRSVLESVARRGGDVESSISSAKDMFHGFAARRAEFVTSLDQVSVVGQRLANVIGDIQPDLREFVQREPGFAKHFMDNKQGFAYMGFNIPLMLKGLARMSQEGSYLDIYACNITVSEFPRIDALIDAILRNGTPSGAKQFSAKCR
- a CDS encoding MlaD family protein, encoding MQQIESAHRQLAGWRLLLRGLAVLTGVLLLAGVAIAKSQGAVSEHVAVTALLTDVGDGLPKGSDVKFRGALVGSVAKVTPALGGRPNAAELIIDPHFAPGIPATVTARVVPSNVFAVSSIQLVDNGPASGLRSGARIVQDQSLATVQFQTVLTKLREILGAIGRPDSGDSIGVLQAVAEATGGRGDTLTAAGGGAKRIVRQLNEVMQAQGSASTVGQLTDALTGLQTAAPELLETVHQMVVPMRTLAEKRQALTDFLAAGNTTTGSMAEAFVNNTDRMIVITTQLSPVLGVLADAGGEFAPMVTRMNNVVNRFFDHVWRSDRHTAVGKFLLVITPNRMYTRGDCPRYGSLEGPSCQTAPLSADPPLLPQAIDPRNYPLAPELTGGGPGLVGGPEELAKLTEILGPDTNPASELLLGPVLRGTTVQMIPEPAAPPGAPAEATPAGPTQAGGS